CAATGTTTTTATCCCTTTCTCCAATATTAGGGTAAGCCTCTGGCCTTGCGACAACATCGTTATTGACCATTTCTCGTAAGCTGAAACCCGCGTTTTTGAAGGCTCTCCACACAACATCAGTACATACACCAATATCGTCAGGTGGATAACCACCATCATAATACGCTCCGTTATAGGTTGGATGATTTTCGGCATCCTTCCTTGCACCGAGCAAAATATCGGTATAATCATCTATGCCGTTATCATTATAATCCATCTGGCTGTATATTGTTTCAATGTTAA
The DNA window shown above is from Bacillota bacterium and carries:
- a CDS encoding DUF1287 domain-containing protein gives rise to the protein MNNNSHKPSPALRFMIAFALLLTGAGLYMASYYNLLPRKAYASDDFNIETIYSQMDYNDNGIDDYTDILLGARKDAENHPTYNGAYYDGGYPPDDIGVCTDVVWRAFKNAGFSLREMVNNDVVARPEAYPNIGERDKNI